One Roseomonas gilardii subsp. gilardii genomic region harbors:
- a CDS encoding cytochrome c has product MSGRTMTVLKPLLLAAGLLSGLTGAALAQSAASTPGEAALIERGAYLARAGDCVACHTGPGGKPFAGGLAIESDLGRIVTTNITPDKQTGIGSYSEAQFAAALRQGKRADGANLYPAMPYPSYRLITDEDMHALYTFFMKGVEPVVNRPEETRLGFPFNQRWGLSLWNWAFVPSGTFQPNPQASEEINRGAYLVEGLGHCGTCHTPRAFTMQERGFIASDRHFLAGTELNGWHTPQLRAGGEAARGVATWSVQDIADYLGKGRNRVAAVGGEMKPVVEHSMNYMTDADLHAIGAYLKSIPNTMPPIQPKPDGQARTEAKLTAAVDLALGERLYLDNCGACHFVTGHGGATVFPRLDGASIVNAENPTGLIATILGGAATPSTDRAPSVLPMPGFAYRLSDEEVAALASFLRSGWSNTAPAVTAEQVARVRAALPKQPEPAPRTGFSNASGGSNPTSGHP; this is encoded by the coding sequence GTGAGCGGCAGGACCATGACGGTGCTGAAACCCCTGTTGCTGGCGGCCGGCCTCCTGTCCGGCCTGACGGGTGCCGCGCTGGCGCAGTCCGCTGCCTCCACGCCGGGCGAGGCGGCGCTGATCGAGCGCGGCGCCTATCTCGCCCGCGCCGGCGACTGCGTGGCCTGCCACACCGGCCCGGGCGGCAAGCCCTTCGCCGGTGGCCTGGCGATCGAGAGCGATCTCGGCCGGATCGTCACCACCAACATCACGCCCGACAAGCAGACCGGCATCGGCAGCTACAGCGAGGCGCAGTTCGCCGCCGCGCTGCGCCAGGGCAAGCGGGCGGATGGCGCCAACCTCTACCCGGCGATGCCCTATCCGTCCTACCGGCTGATCACCGATGAGGACATGCACGCGCTCTACACCTTCTTCATGAAGGGCGTGGAGCCGGTCGTGAACCGGCCGGAGGAGACGCGGCTCGGCTTCCCCTTCAACCAGCGCTGGGGATTGTCGCTCTGGAACTGGGCTTTCGTGCCCAGCGGCACCTTCCAGCCGAACCCCCAGGCGAGCGAGGAGATCAACCGGGGTGCCTATCTGGTGGAGGGGCTGGGACATTGTGGCACCTGCCACACGCCGCGCGCCTTCACGATGCAGGAGCGGGGCTTCATCGCGAGCGACCGGCACTTCCTCGCGGGCACCGAGCTGAACGGCTGGCACACGCCGCAGCTGCGCGCCGGCGGCGAGGCCGCCCGCGGCGTGGCCACCTGGAGCGTGCAGGACATCGCCGACTATCTCGGCAAGGGCCGGAACCGTGTCGCCGCGGTCGGCGGCGAGATGAAGCCGGTGGTCGAGCACAGCATGAACTACATGACGGATGCCGACCTGCACGCGATCGGCGCCTATCTGAAGTCGATCCCCAACACCATGCCGCCGATCCAGCCGAAGCCGGACGGGCAGGCCCGGACCGAGGCGAAGCTGACCGCTGCCGTTGATCTGGCGCTGGGTGAGCGCCTCTACCTCGACAATTGCGGCGCCTGTCACTTCGTCACCGGCCATGGCGGGGCCACGGTCTTCCCGCGCCTGGACGGCGCCTCGATCGTGAATGCGGAGAACCCGACCGGGCTGATCGCCACGATCCTGGGCGGCGCGGCCACACCCTCGACCGACCGCGCGCCTTCCGTGCTGCCGATGCCGGGCTTCGCCTATCGCCTGTCGGACGAGGAGGTGGCGGCGCTGGCCAGCTTCCTGCGCAGCGGCTGGAGCAACACGGCCCCGGCGGTGACGGCCGAGCAGGTGGCCCGGGTGCGCGCGGCCCTGCCGAAGCAGCCGGAGCCGGCGCCGCGCACCGGCTTCAGCAATGCGTCCGGTGGCAGCAACCCGACTTCCGGCCATCCGTGA
- a CDS encoding ABC transporter permease — protein sequence MTAQPSPVFQIDARNPRRFSRAMEDLTSGLQTWRLSWALARLDLRNRYRGSVIGPFWLTLSTAAMLMGLGLLYSRLLGISLRDYLPHLAVSLVAWNTINNLVLDACSALTGAEGVIRQMRLPFSVHAMRCVFRNVLTAAHNIPLLFIVLAIFNRWPGPEVALLVPGLLIFFVNALAASVFLGMICARFRDVGPIVTNIMQLAFFMSPVIWKADLLSPAARAWLPLNPFYDLLEVLRGPLVDGGGAPMAWVGAILYTLVATGLALGFFVRFRGRLAFWV from the coding sequence ATGACCGCCCAGCCGTCGCCCGTCTTCCAGATCGACGCGCGCAACCCGCGACGCTTCTCCCGCGCCATGGAGGATCTGACCTCCGGCCTGCAGACCTGGCGGCTGAGCTGGGCGCTGGCGCGACTCGACCTGCGCAATCGCTACCGGGGCTCGGTGATCGGGCCCTTCTGGCTGACCCTTTCCACCGCCGCGATGCTGATGGGGCTGGGGCTGCTCTATTCCCGCCTCCTCGGCATCAGCCTGCGCGACTACCTGCCGCATCTGGCGGTCAGCCTGGTGGCCTGGAACACGATCAACAACCTGGTGCTGGATGCCTGCTCGGCCCTGACAGGGGCGGAGGGCGTGATCCGGCAGATGCGCCTGCCCTTCTCCGTGCATGCGATGCGCTGCGTCTTCCGCAACGTGCTGACGGCGGCGCACAACATCCCCCTGCTCTTCATCGTGCTGGCGATCTTCAACCGCTGGCCGGGACCGGAGGTCGCGCTGCTGGTCCCCGGGCTGCTGATCTTCTTCGTCAACGCCCTGGCGGCCTCGGTCTTCCTGGGCATGATCTGCGCCCGCTTCCGCGATGTCGGGCCGATCGTGACCAACATCATGCAGCTCGCCTTCTTCATGAGCCCGGTGATCTGGAAGGCCGACCTGCTGAGCCCCGCGGCCCGGGCCTGGCTGCCGCTGAACCCCTTCTACGACCTGCTGGAAGTGCTGCGCGGCCCGCTGGTGGATGGCGGCGGCGCACCGATGGCCTGGGTCGGCGCCATCCTCTACACCCTGGTCGCCACGGGGCTGGCCCTGGGCTTCTTCGTCCGCTTCCGCGGCCGCCTCGCCTTCTGGGTCTGA
- a CDS encoding ABC transporter ATP-binding protein: MAIIEAQGLNIEFPLYHVASRSLKKRLLAKAAVRVSTDESNRVVVNALRDLTFTIRPGERVALVGHNGAGKTTLLRTLAGIYEPVGGSLRVEGEIGSLIDPAAGMDPDSTGRENIRLRGLFRGLSEAEIAELEREAAAFSGLDEFLDVPIRGYSAGMGIRLSFAMATTMNPDILLMDEWFSAGDADFMRKAEERLAALVDKAEIMVIATHDFNVVRRWCNRAIRLEAGRITADGTVDEVVGTAA; encoded by the coding sequence ATGGCTATCATCGAGGCCCAGGGGCTCAACATCGAGTTCCCGCTCTATCACGTCGCTTCCCGCTCGCTGAAGAAGCGGCTGCTGGCCAAGGCGGCGGTGCGGGTGAGCACGGACGAGTCCAACCGCGTGGTGGTGAACGCCCTGCGCGACCTCACCTTCACCATCCGCCCCGGCGAGCGCGTGGCGCTGGTCGGGCACAACGGCGCCGGCAAGACCACGCTGCTGCGGACCCTGGCCGGGATCTACGAGCCGGTTGGCGGATCGCTGCGGGTGGAGGGGGAGATCGGCTCGCTGATCGACCCGGCGGCCGGCATGGACCCGGATTCCACGGGGCGGGAGAACATCCGCCTGCGCGGCCTCTTCCGGGGCCTGAGCGAGGCCGAGATCGCCGAGCTGGAGCGCGAGGCCGCGGCCTTCTCCGGCCTGGACGAGTTCCTGGACGTGCCGATCCGCGGCTATTCCGCCGGCATGGGCATCCGCCTCTCCTTCGCCATGGCCACCACCATGAACCCCGACATCCTGCTGATGGACGAATGGTTCTCGGCGGGCGACGCGGATTTCATGCGCAAGGCCGAGGAGCGGCTGGCGGCGCTGGTGGACAAGGCCGAGATCATGGTCATCGCCACGCATGACTTCAACGTGGTGCGCCGCTGGTGCAACCGCGCCATCCGGCTGGAGGCCGGACGCATCACCGCCGACGGCACGGTGGACGAGGTGGTGGGCACGGCCGCCTGA
- a CDS encoding GMC family oxidoreductase: MTIVKDAVDAVVVGLGWSGSIMSIELARAGLKVRALESGPERTNAQHIYPRPADQLAYSIRQKVFARPRQMATTVRHNTDEVALPTRNWGAFKPGNGVGGAGVHWTGVLIRPTPTDLKLRTFADQAYKPGQLQEDMQIQDFPFTWEEMEPFMDHFDKVCGASGATGNLRGQIMEGGDPFEGPRSNPFPMPPLKDTLNNTMFAEVARKMGYHPFPNPSAAASGPYTNPYGVQIAPCNYCGFCSDYYCLNYSKASPQTTILDAARRLRNFSYEVNAHVIRVDLHDDRKTARGVTYIDEQGREVFQPAGIVILSSFQFNNVRLMLLSGIGTPYDPHTGEGVVGRNYAFLSNGNATLFYKDKVFNPFASAGPTGQMINDFSPGNFDAASHGFIGGAKLHSSQAGGAPIGASLPAGTPGWGAGWKKGMKDWYGHSMKVSITTTCMSYRGNYLDLDPTYKDPYGQPLLRITFDWKENELKLQRFLRERVLEITRALNPDSFTESFLKMDSHWDTRAYISTHNVGGAVAGETPVDSAINRYLQSWDVHNVFVPGGNAFPQNFQANPTNMIGAMTYWSVKAITEQYLKNPGPLVQA; the protein is encoded by the coding sequence ATGACTATCGTCAAAGACGCCGTTGACGCGGTGGTTGTCGGACTGGGCTGGTCCGGTTCGATCATGAGCATCGAGCTGGCGCGTGCCGGGCTCAAGGTCCGTGCGCTCGAAAGCGGTCCCGAGCGCACCAACGCCCAGCACATCTACCCCAGGCCGGCCGACCAGCTCGCCTATTCCATCCGCCAGAAGGTCTTCGCCCGCCCGCGCCAGATGGCGACGACGGTGCGGCACAACACCGACGAGGTCGCGCTGCCGACGCGCAACTGGGGCGCCTTCAAGCCCGGCAACGGCGTCGGCGGTGCCGGCGTGCACTGGACCGGCGTGCTGATCCGCCCGACGCCCACGGACCTGAAGCTCAGGACCTTCGCCGACCAGGCCTACAAGCCCGGCCAGTTGCAGGAGGACATGCAGATCCAGGACTTCCCCTTCACCTGGGAGGAAATGGAACCCTTCATGGACCATTTCGACAAGGTCTGCGGTGCCTCCGGCGCCACGGGGAACCTGCGCGGCCAGATCATGGAGGGCGGCGATCCCTTCGAGGGGCCGCGCTCGAATCCCTTCCCCATGCCGCCGCTGAAGGACACGCTGAACAACACGATGTTCGCCGAGGTGGCGCGGAAGATGGGCTACCATCCCTTCCCGAACCCCTCCGCCGCCGCCTCCGGCCCCTACACCAATCCCTATGGGGTGCAGATCGCGCCCTGCAACTACTGCGGCTTCTGCAGCGACTACTACTGCCTGAACTACTCCAAGGCCTCGCCGCAGACGACCATCCTGGATGCGGCGCGGCGCCTGCGGAACTTCTCCTACGAGGTCAACGCGCATGTCATCCGCGTGGACCTGCATGACGACCGCAAGACCGCCAGGGGCGTGACCTATATCGACGAGCAGGGGCGGGAGGTCTTCCAGCCCGCGGGCATCGTCATCCTCAGCAGCTTCCAGTTCAACAACGTGCGGCTGATGCTGCTCTCCGGCATCGGCACGCCCTATGACCCGCATACGGGGGAGGGCGTGGTCGGCCGCAACTACGCCTTCCTGAGCAACGGCAATGCGACGCTGTTCTACAAGGACAAGGTGTTCAACCCCTTCGCCTCCGCCGGGCCGACGGGACAGATGATCAACGACTTCTCGCCCGGCAACTTCGACGCCGCGTCCCATGGCTTCATCGGCGGCGCGAAGCTGCACAGCTCCCAGGCCGGCGGCGCGCCGATCGGCGCCTCGCTGCCCGCCGGAACCCCGGGCTGGGGCGCCGGCTGGAAGAAGGGGATGAAGGACTGGTACGGGCATTCCATGAAGGTCAGCATCACGACGACCTGCATGTCCTATCGCGGCAACTACCTGGACCTCGACCCGACCTACAAGGATCCCTACGGCCAGCCGCTGCTGCGCATCACCTTCGACTGGAAGGAGAACGAGCTGAAGCTGCAGCGCTTCCTGCGCGAGCGTGTGCTGGAGATCACCAGGGCGCTGAACCCGGACAGCTTCACCGAGAGCTTCCTGAAGATGGACTCGCACTGGGACACGCGGGCCTACATCTCCACGCACAATGTCGGCGGGGCGGTGGCGGGCGAGACGCCGGTGGATTCCGCCATCAACCGCTATCTGCAGAGCTGGGACGTGCACAATGTCTTCGTCCCTGGCGGCAATGCCTTCCCGCAGAATTTCCAGGCGAACCCGACCAACATGATCGGTGCCATGACCTACTGGTCCGTCAAGGCGATCACGGAACAGTACCTGAAGAACCCCGGCCCCCTGGTGCAGGCGTGA
- the bla gene encoding class A beta-lactamase, whose translation MIGRRMGMGAMAALGFGMMGTVPSRAASVAGKGDAGAGFGALPASFAAIERRVGGRLGVAVLDTATGQRAGYRETEPFPLTSTFKLLAAAAVLARVDAGQARLDQRIRYGREKLVAYSPETGKHAGEEGMTLAAICEAAVTLSDNTAGNLMLEQVGGPAGLTAWLRSIGDGVTRLDRWETALNEAKPGDPRDTTSPAAMLASLHQVTLGEVLSDKGRARLIDWLRANRTGDKRLRAGLPEGWRAGDKTGAGENGSNNDVGLLWPPHASPAGPAPVLVAAYSTGSTADGAARDAALAEVAAAIVAAKGH comes from the coding sequence ATGATCGGCAGGCGGATGGGCATGGGCGCCATGGCGGCGCTGGGCTTCGGCATGATGGGGACGGTGCCTTCACGGGCGGCATCCGTGGCCGGGAAGGGGGATGCGGGAGCCGGCTTCGGCGCCCTGCCGGCCAGTTTCGCCGCCATCGAGCGGCGGGTCGGCGGGCGGCTCGGCGTGGCCGTGCTCGACACCGCCACCGGCCAGCGGGCCGGGTATCGCGAGACGGAGCCTTTTCCCCTCACCAGCACCTTCAAGCTCCTGGCGGCGGCGGCCGTCCTGGCGCGGGTCGATGCCGGGCAGGCGCGGCTGGACCAGCGCATCCGCTATGGGCGGGAGAAGCTGGTGGCCTATTCCCCCGAGACGGGGAAGCATGCCGGGGAGGAGGGGATGACCCTGGCCGCGATCTGTGAGGCGGCCGTCACGCTCAGCGACAACACCGCCGGCAACCTGATGCTGGAACAGGTCGGCGGCCCGGCGGGGCTGACCGCTTGGCTGCGCTCCATCGGCGACGGGGTGACGCGGCTCGACCGCTGGGAAACCGCGCTGAACGAGGCGAAGCCGGGCGATCCGCGCGATACCACCAGCCCGGCCGCGATGCTGGCCAGCCTGCACCAAGTGACGCTGGGCGAGGTGCTGTCGGACAAGGGGCGGGCGCGGTTGATCGATTGGCTGCGCGCCAACAGGACGGGCGACAAGCGCCTGCGCGCCGGCCTGCCGGAAGGCTGGCGGGCGGGCGACAAGACCGGCGCGGGGGAGAACGGCAGCAACAACGATGTCGGCCTTCTTTGGCCGCCTCATGCCTCTCCGGCCGGGCCGGCGCCGGTCCTGGTCGCCGCCTATTCCACCGGCAGCACGGCGGATGGCGCGGCCCGCGATGCGGCCCTGGCCGAGGTGGCCGCGGCCATCGTTGCCGCGAAGGGCCACTGA
- a CDS encoding amidase, whose amino-acid sequence MPQPRLRPYLSRIQGFAAGRDSPRAVLEECLEALAAWEPRIGAFTALNAEAARQAADGAARRWREGRALSPIDGMPVGVKDTIETEDLPTGMGSPLYDGYQPRFDAASVQGLREAGAVILGKTVTTEFASTEPRGTRNPWDTDRTPGGSSSGSAAAVAAGEVCGALGTQVVGSILRPSGFCGTYGFKPSVGGLNRGGSLDFLSQSCTGPIAASLEDCWAMAIAIAERVGGDPGYPGLCGPKAPPPARRPERLALLRTAGWAVLEPQAQAALEGALDMLRRHGVEILEAATCPELAAVEQAIAPAMEIVTRINAWEWLWPLGSYMRRDPAALSQATHLRWERARGMTRADYAAALERRQAARETFARLAARCDAVVSLTAPGAAPAGLGSTGNPVFVAPGSMLGVPALALPRLTASGLPLGLQLLGFSNADAALFGHGAWVDRTLSAA is encoded by the coding sequence ATGCCACAGCCACGTCTCCGTCCCTATCTCTCGCGCATCCAGGGCTTTGCCGCCGGCCGGGACTCGCCCCGCGCGGTGCTGGAGGAATGCCTGGAGGCCCTGGCGGCGTGGGAACCCCGGATCGGCGCCTTCACCGCGCTGAACGCCGAGGCGGCACGGCAGGCCGCCGACGGTGCCGCGCGGCGCTGGCGGGAGGGCAGGGCGCTTTCGCCCATCGACGGCATGCCGGTCGGCGTCAAGGACACGATCGAGACGGAGGACCTGCCCACCGGCATGGGCTCCCCCCTCTATGACGGCTATCAGCCGCGTTTCGATGCCGCCAGCGTGCAGGGGCTGCGCGAGGCCGGTGCCGTCATCCTGGGCAAGACGGTGACCACGGAATTCGCCTCCACCGAGCCGCGCGGCACCCGCAACCCCTGGGACACGGACCGTACCCCGGGCGGCAGCAGCAGCGGCTCCGCCGCCGCGGTGGCGGCGGGCGAGGTCTGCGGCGCGCTGGGCACGCAGGTGGTGGGCTCCATCCTGCGCCCCTCCGGCTTCTGCGGCACCTATGGCTTCAAGCCCAGCGTCGGCGGGCTGAACCGCGGCGGCAGCCTGGACTTCCTCAGCCAGAGCTGCACCGGCCCGATCGCCGCCAGCCTGGAGGATTGCTGGGCCATGGCCATCGCCATCGCCGAGCGGGTCGGCGGCGATCCGGGCTATCCCGGCCTGTGCGGGCCGAAGGCACCGCCACCCGCGCGCCGGCCGGAGCGGCTCGCCCTGCTGCGCACCGCCGGCTGGGCGGTGCTGGAACCCCAGGCCCAGGCGGCGCTGGAAGGGGCGCTCGACATGCTGCGCCGCCATGGGGTCGAGATCCTGGAGGCCGCCACCTGCCCCGAACTGGCGGCGGTGGAGCAGGCAATCGCCCCGGCCATGGAGATCGTCACCCGCATCAATGCCTGGGAATGGCTCTGGCCGCTCGGCAGCTATATGCGCCGCGATCCCGCCGCGCTCAGCCAGGCCACGCATCTCCGCTGGGAACGGGCCCGCGGCATGACCCGGGCGGACTACGCCGCCGCCCTGGAGCGGCGGCAGGCGGCGCGCGAGACCTTCGCCCGCCTTGCCGCGCGCTGCGATGCCGTGGTCAGCCTCACCGCCCCGGGCGCCGCGCCGGCCGGGCTGGGCTCCACCGGCAACCCTGTCTTCGTCGCGCCCGGCTCGATGCTCGGCGTGCCCGCCCTGGCCCTGCCGCGCCTGACGGCGAGCGGCCTGCCACTCGGGTTGCAGCTCCTGGGCTTCAGCAACGCCGATGCGGCGCTCTTCGGTCATGGCGCCTGGGTGGACAGGACACTCTCCGCCGCTTGA
- a CDS encoding gluconate 2-dehydrogenase subunit 3 family protein: MSTGHMTLRRHFLLTTALALPAAATLGAAFARMPAAEAAERLAPSLDSYKPVFFSAEEWDFVKAACDRLIPSDAEGPGALDTNVPVFIDQELNGPYGQAADWYMEGPFQPDAPALMGFQLPYPPQEIYRRGIRATGAFCRKTHGKDFEALDAATRDAVLTGLQHNEIRFSDFGEPQLKAGEFFSFLLTNTKEGYLSDPMYGGNKGMAAWKMINFPGARASFLEWVGQHNVRYPLGPVSLLGERA; this comes from the coding sequence ATGTCGACAGGTCACATGACGCTGCGTCGTCATTTCCTCCTTACCACGGCACTCGCCCTTCCGGCGGCGGCCACGCTGGGGGCCGCCTTCGCCCGGATGCCGGCGGCCGAGGCGGCGGAACGCCTCGCCCCCTCGCTCGACAGCTACAAGCCCGTCTTCTTCTCGGCGGAGGAGTGGGACTTCGTGAAGGCCGCCTGCGACAGGTTGATCCCTTCCGATGCGGAAGGCCCGGGCGCGCTGGACACCAATGTGCCCGTCTTCATCGACCAGGAGCTGAACGGCCCCTATGGGCAGGCGGCCGACTGGTACATGGAAGGCCCCTTCCAGCCGGATGCCCCGGCGCTGATGGGCTTCCAGCTTCCCTATCCGCCGCAGGAGATCTACCGCCGCGGCATCCGGGCCACCGGAGCCTTCTGCCGGAAGACCCACGGGAAGGATTTCGAGGCGCTCGACGCCGCCACGCGCGACGCGGTGCTGACGGGGCTGCAGCACAACGAGATCCGCTTCTCCGATTTCGGCGAGCCGCAGCTCAAGGCCGGGGAATTCTTCTCCTTCCTGCTGACCAACACCAAGGAAGGCTACCTCTCCGACCCGATGTATGGCGGCAACAAGGGCATGGCGGCGTGGAAGATGATCAACTTCCCCGGGGCCCGTGCCAGCTTCCTCGAATGGGTGGGGCAGCACAATGTCCGCTACCCGCTCGGCCCGGTCAGCCTCCTGGGCGAACGCGCCTGA
- a CDS encoding LysR family transcriptional regulator — MLPSQLPLNALRAFEAAARHLSLTRAGLELRVTQAAVSHQVKSLEEILGVTLFRRLPRGLALTEEGEALLPVLTEAFRQISGTLERFAGGQLREVLTLGAVGTFVTGWLLPRLPRFRAAHPFVDLRLLTNNNRVDLAGEGLDGAIRFGDGAWHGTEAVRLLAAPLSPLCAPALAWRLRQPADLLPEVLLRSYRTDEWERWFAAAGLAPPAIRGFVFDSSLTMAEAAVQGVGVALLPARMFEHDLRAGRLVRPFATEVTLGAYWLTRLKSRAETPALGAFRQWLLAEAARPE; from the coding sequence ATGCTCCCCTCGCAGCTTCCGCTCAACGCGCTGCGGGCCTTCGAGGCCGCCGCCCGGCACCTGAGCCTGACGCGGGCCGGGCTGGAGCTGCGCGTCACCCAGGCGGCGGTCAGCCATCAGGTGAAGAGCCTTGAGGAAATCTTGGGCGTCACCCTGTTCCGCCGCCTGCCGCGCGGCCTCGCCCTGACCGAGGAGGGCGAGGCGCTGCTGCCGGTGCTGACCGAGGCCTTCCGGCAGATCTCCGGCACGCTGGAACGCTTCGCGGGCGGGCAGCTGCGGGAGGTGCTGACACTGGGCGCGGTGGGCACCTTCGTCACCGGCTGGCTGCTGCCGCGCCTGCCGCGTTTCCGCGCGGCACATCCCTTCGTGGACCTGCGGCTGCTGACCAACAACAACCGCGTGGACCTCGCCGGCGAGGGGCTGGACGGCGCCATCCGCTTCGGCGACGGCGCCTGGCATGGGACGGAAGCGGTGCGGCTGCTGGCGGCGCCGCTTTCGCCACTCTGTGCCCCGGCCCTGGCCTGGCGGCTGCGCCAGCCTGCGGACCTGCTGCCGGAGGTGCTGCTGCGGTCCTACCGCACCGATGAATGGGAACGCTGGTTCGCCGCGGCGGGGCTGGCGCCCCCGGCGATCCGGGGCTTCGTCTTCGATTCCTCGCTGACCATGGCGGAGGCGGCGGTGCAGGGCGTGGGCGTCGCCCTTTTGCCGGCGCGGATGTTCGAGCACGACCTGCGCGCCGGACGGCTGGTGCGCCCCTTCGCCACCGAGGTCACGCTCGGCGCGTACTGGCTGACCCGGCTGAAGTCACGGGCCGAGACACCGGCTTTGGGGGCCTTCCGGCAATGGCTGCTGGCGGAGGCGGCACGGCCGGAGTGA
- a CDS encoding glycosyltransferase family 4 protein — MSAAATSAPISHPARTLWVEVGDLLDYAAIRNRLSGIQRLAFELCRALAPHPGVRFCRAVPPREGLRAVEWAELEALYARLSGGDDAPPPGRDGHAVVAEHIAAPVEEARRGLLRRAAGWLPGDVRIPLARATVAQASVAAELGRALRGATGALGRRGPGTGKAPERTVVEPAPGDTLLIPGAPWAHPDYGLVLGRMKAHTGLRIALVLYDLIAVKYPEWTDPGLMRVFGPWLRRTLPQVDHVLAISEATARDAAEWAARQGIAPAPRITAFPVGTGFGAARRPEPAVPPPPGDPGYVLFVSTIEARKNHALAFRVWRRLLEEMPEREVPRLVFAGGAGWLVQDLLGQIRNTANLGGKLVLAGSPSDSDLRLLYRDCRFTVFPSFYEGWGLPVTESLSFGRVCLASDRASVPEAGGRFCAYLDPDNATGATAAARALIENPAHLAAMEAGIREGFHPVPWSGTAAAVLAALG, encoded by the coding sequence ATGAGCGCAGCAGCAACGAGCGCACCGATCTCCCATCCGGCACGCACCCTCTGGGTCGAGGTCGGCGACCTGCTGGACTATGCCGCGATCCGCAACCGGCTGTCCGGCATCCAGCGCCTCGCCTTCGAGCTCTGCCGTGCCCTGGCGCCGCATCCGGGCGTTCGCTTCTGCCGCGCCGTGCCGCCGCGCGAGGGGCTGCGCGCGGTGGAATGGGCGGAGCTGGAGGCGCTCTACGCCCGGCTCTCCGGCGGCGACGATGCGCCGCCACCGGGACGCGACGGGCATGCGGTGGTGGCGGAGCACATCGCCGCCCCTGTGGAGGAGGCCCGGCGCGGCCTGCTCCGCCGGGCGGCGGGCTGGCTGCCGGGCGATGTCCGCATCCCGCTCGCCCGCGCCACCGTGGCGCAGGCCTCGGTCGCCGCGGAGCTCGGCCGCGCGCTGCGGGGCGCCACCGGCGCGCTGGGCCGGCGCGGGCCGGGCACGGGCAAGGCGCCCGAGCGCACGGTCGTGGAACCCGCGCCCGGCGACACGCTGCTGATCCCCGGCGCGCCCTGGGCGCATCCGGACTACGGCCTGGTGCTGGGCCGGATGAAGGCGCACACCGGCCTGCGCATCGCGCTCGTGCTCTATGACCTGATCGCGGTGAAATACCCGGAATGGACCGATCCGGGGCTGATGCGGGTCTTCGGCCCCTGGCTGCGCCGCACCCTGCCGCAGGTGGACCATGTGCTGGCCATCTCCGAGGCCACGGCGCGGGACGCGGCGGAATGGGCGGCGCGGCAGGGCATCGCCCCGGCACCGCGCATCACCGCCTTTCCCGTCGGCACCGGCTTCGGCGCCGCGCGGCGTCCGGAACCCGCCGTGCCGCCGCCGCCGGGCGATCCGGGCTATGTGCTCTTCGTCTCCACCATCGAGGCGCGCAAGAACCACGCCCTCGCCTTCCGCGTCTGGCGCCGGCTGCTGGAGGAGATGCCGGAGCGGGAGGTGCCGCGCCTGGTCTTCGCCGGCGGCGCCGGCTGGCTGGTTCAGGACCTGCTCGGCCAGATCCGCAACACGGCGAATCTCGGCGGCAAGCTGGTCCTGGCCGGCTCGCCGAGCGATTCCGACCTGCGGCTGCTCTACCGCGACTGCCGCTTCACCGTCTTTCCCTCCTTCTACGAGGGCTGGGGCCTGCCGGTGACGGAAAGCCTGAGCTTCGGCCGGGTCTGCCTCGCCTCCGACCGGGCCTCGGTACCGGAGGCCGGAGGGCGCTTCTGCGCCTATCTCGACCCGGACAACGCCACCGGCGCCACCGCCGCCGCCCGGGCGCTGATCGAGAATCCGGCGCATCTCGCCGCCATGGAAGCCGGGATCCGCGAAGGCTTCCACCCGGTGCCCTGGTCCGGCACCGCCGCCGCCGTTCTGGCGGCGCTGGGCTGA
- a CDS encoding glycine zipper 2TM domain-containing protein: MRRITSHSRARRSSSAALRLCLVSLALAGGLTACAPQNTGTTYSSATMGMPAAVTYGVIKGTRPVTVQSGRSGVGTAAGAVAGGVAGSFIGGDWRSNVLGGLGGAVLGGLAGNAIERGTSTGQAIEFIIQQDNGGDIAVVQTNEDNLQVGDRVFITHGPDQVRIGRAIGAPPPSAGLSSRPVGAYAPK, translated from the coding sequence ATGCGTCGTATAACAAGCCATTCCCGCGCGCGTCGTTCGTCTTCGGCTGCTCTTCGGCTCTGTCTGGTTTCACTGGCCCTGGCCGGTGGCCTGACCGCCTGCGCGCCGCAGAACACGGGCACGACTTACAGCAGCGCGACCATGGGCATGCCGGCGGCGGTGACCTATGGCGTGATCAAGGGCACGCGGCCGGTGACGGTGCAGAGCGGCCGCAGCGGCGTCGGCACGGCGGCCGGCGCGGTGGCCGGCGGCGTGGCGGGCTCCTTCATCGGCGGCGACTGGCGCAGCAACGTGCTGGGCGGCCTCGGCGGCGCGGTGCTGGGCGGCCTCGCCGGCAATGCGATCGAGCGCGGGACCAGCACCGGCCAGGCCATCGAGTTCATCATCCAGCAGGACAATGGCGGCGACATCGCCGTGGTGCAGACCAACGAGGACAACCTCCAGGTCGGCGACCGGGTCTTCATCACCCATGGCCCCGACCAGGTGCGCATCGGCCGGGCCATCGGCGCCCCGCCGCCATCCGCCGGCCTGTCCTCCCGCCCGGTCGGCGCCTACGCGCCGAAGTAG